One genomic window of Sporosarcina ureae includes the following:
- the dcuS gene encoding DcuS/MalK family sensor histidine kinase translates to MKKLNKKPISMQVWLTALVCMVVLVSLSVAGYLIGSNAADQARISQSEKAMNIAVTISHAQSVIDGLTGKGPIEDIQTFTKSVQNDTQVEYIVVMNNERIRLSHPVAERIGQYFVGGDEDKAFAGEQYTSMATGTLGKSMRAFVPIMSEGQIIGVVAVGIMMDNVRTSVLASINASFIGIGFGLLIGLFGAILLAKKVKRTLFGLEPREIAQQLRERESMLEAVSDGIVAINDKAEIVLVNQAAITLFRNAGVGGNPVGKPIQSFIPSLPLQQMLEHKKPQYDQELKLNGLDVVVTQVPVISNDSLVGALAIFRDKSELTSLVEQLSGARVYAETLRYQTHEFMNKLHIIMAMVHTKSYDELKMYTAYISDAYQTETGIVSRLVKDPVIAGYLMSKLSELRDSGIKIKLHGDHPLPPLKKVEHMDKIITILGNLIDNACEAVSDRVDGELQLTLNYEESRLEFSVYDNGPGILVENIEEVFEQGMSSKGEGRGYGLYLAKIALDELDGIWTISSTKGKGTQFIVSVPYKGEES, encoded by the coding sequence ATGAAAAAACTAAATAAAAAGCCGATTAGTATGCAAGTATGGTTAACGGCTTTGGTGTGTATGGTTGTTCTTGTTTCTCTGTCAGTAGCCGGTTATTTAATTGGTAGCAATGCAGCTGATCAAGCAAGGATATCTCAATCGGAAAAGGCGATGAATATTGCCGTTACTATCAGTCATGCGCAGTCAGTGATTGATGGATTGACGGGAAAAGGACCAATTGAAGATATCCAGACGTTCACTAAATCTGTGCAAAACGACACACAAGTTGAATACATCGTAGTAATGAATAATGAACGTATCCGCCTGTCCCATCCAGTAGCTGAGCGCATCGGCCAATACTTTGTAGGTGGTGACGAAGACAAGGCATTTGCGGGAGAGCAGTACACGTCTATGGCTACAGGAACATTAGGTAAGTCAATGAGAGCGTTTGTACCGATCATGTCTGAAGGCCAAATTATAGGTGTGGTTGCTGTTGGTATTATGATGGATAATGTCCGCACTAGTGTTTTAGCTAGTATTAATGCGAGCTTTATCGGGATTGGCTTTGGTTTATTGATTGGCTTATTTGGCGCCATTTTATTAGCGAAAAAAGTGAAGCGTACTTTATTTGGACTTGAACCAAGGGAAATCGCTCAACAACTTCGTGAAAGGGAGTCGATGCTTGAAGCGGTCAGCGATGGGATTGTCGCCATTAATGACAAGGCAGAAATTGTCTTAGTGAATCAAGCAGCAATCACGCTTTTCCGTAATGCAGGCGTGGGAGGTAACCCCGTTGGAAAGCCTATTCAGTCCTTTATTCCTTCGCTACCACTTCAGCAGATGCTCGAACATAAAAAACCTCAGTATGATCAAGAGCTTAAATTAAATGGACTGGATGTCGTGGTTACCCAAGTACCTGTCATTTCTAACGATAGCTTAGTTGGAGCGCTTGCTATATTTCGTGATAAATCCGAATTAACCTCGCTGGTGGAACAGCTATCTGGGGCTAGGGTATACGCTGAAACGCTGAGGTATCAAACGCATGAGTTTATGAATAAACTGCATATTATCATGGCGATGGTTCATACGAAATCCTATGATGAGTTAAAAATGTATACCGCCTATATTTCAGATGCTTACCAAACGGAAACAGGCATCGTTTCAAGACTAGTCAAAGATCCCGTCATTGCAGGCTATTTAATGAGTAAGTTAAGCGAATTACGCGACTCAGGGATAAAGATTAAGTTACATGGAGATCATCCGCTACCTCCGTTAAAAAAGGTTGAGCATATGGATAAGATTATTACGATACTAGGAAACTTAATAGACAATGCTTGTGAAGCAGTGAGTGATCGTGTCGATGGCGAGTTACAATTGACACTTAATTATGAAGAGTCCCGATTAGAATTCAGCGTATATGATAATGGACCTGGAATCCTCGTAGAGAATATTGAAGAAGTATTTGAACAGGGGATGTCTTCAAAAGGTGAAGGACGCGGTTATGGGCTGTATCTAGCTAAAATTGCATTGGATGAATTGGATGGCATTTGGACTATATCTTCTACGAAAGGAAAAGGCACACAATTTATTGTAAGTGTTCCATACAAAGGTGAAGAATCATGA
- a CDS encoding metal-dependent hydrolase yields MKGTSHLFIGTAVGAIAGYAVQPDIQTALIGAAVGGISGVVPDLDTNGLASNSITLSKKVSKWLMETAGIVILLTLIYQVFTEGLSQDIYLYGGIGLLLLIVSRLITQRRMLTITGILVMLLGFVLDQSLGILLAGSYIIIASFLPHRSYTHSIIGIVFYAYILKHLYMQWPIDGLVAAGLAGYVSHMLADMKILPVNRRGVKWFLPLWNREF; encoded by the coding sequence ATGAAAGGCACTTCACATTTATTTATCGGCACAGCGGTCGGCGCCATTGCGGGATACGCTGTGCAGCCGGACATCCAGACTGCGTTGATTGGCGCGGCAGTTGGCGGAATATCCGGAGTCGTTCCGGATCTCGATACGAACGGACTCGCGAGCAACAGCATCACACTTAGTAAGAAAGTTAGCAAATGGCTTATGGAAACTGCTGGCATCGTTATTCTGCTGACGCTCATCTATCAAGTATTTACAGAAGGACTGAGCCAAGATATTTATCTGTATGGAGGTATCGGACTTCTGTTGCTCATTGTGTCGCGACTCATCACACAGCGACGGATGCTCACCATTACCGGTATCCTCGTCATGCTTCTCGGTTTTGTCCTTGACCAGTCGCTAGGTATTTTACTCGCTGGTAGTTATATTATTATTGCGTCGTTCTTGCCACATAGATCGTATACGCATTCTATTATAGGGATTGTCTTTTATGCGTATATTTTGAAGCATTTGTATATGCAGTGGCCGATCGACGGTCTGGTTGCTGCAGGGCTTGCTGGGTATGTTAGTCATATGCTTGCGGATATGAAAATTCTTCCTGTTAATCGGCGCGGGGTTAAATGGTTTTTGCCTTTGTGGAATCGGGAGTTTTGA
- a CDS encoding short-chain fatty acid transporter produces MKLLTRWSNTLMERYLPDPYIFVAILTLVVFALGLGFTDSGPLDMIVHWGDGFWGLLSFTMQMVIVLVAGYVLAISPIFKKLLSTLAGVAKSPGSAIILVSVVALIACWINWGFGLVIGALFAKEIAKKVPNVDYRLLIASAYSGMIIWHGGLGGTIPLSIATADHPFADIMGVVRTSETIFSTYNMIIVVALLIAIPILNRFMMPKPEDTVTVDPKLLEEHIEVEKSTDNTPASRLENSVSISMLIGALGLIYLIQHFLTKGFDLNLNIVNFIFLVLGIIFHGTPKRFLAAVTTAVKTAGGIIIQFPFYAGIMGMMVASGLAGVMSEWFVSISTASTFPLFTFYAAGLVNFFVPSGGGQWAVQAPIMLDAAQTLGVSYSKTAMAIAWGDAWTNMIQPFWALPALAIAGLRAKDIMGFCLFILLVSGVIISIGLYFF; encoded by the coding sequence ATGAAACTGTTAACTAGATGGTCTAACACATTAATGGAGCGGTATTTACCAGACCCGTATATTTTCGTTGCCATTTTAACGCTGGTTGTATTCGCGCTCGGTCTTGGATTCACCGATTCGGGTCCACTCGACATGATTGTTCATTGGGGAGATGGCTTCTGGGGACTGTTATCGTTCACGATGCAAATGGTGATCGTGCTAGTTGCAGGATACGTTTTGGCCATTAGCCCTATATTCAAGAAACTATTGAGCACGCTGGCAGGGGTTGCAAAATCGCCTGGCTCCGCAATTATACTTGTTTCCGTTGTCGCACTGATCGCTTGTTGGATTAACTGGGGGTTCGGTCTGGTCATTGGTGCCCTTTTCGCGAAGGAAATTGCAAAGAAAGTACCCAATGTTGACTACCGTCTTTTAATTGCAAGTGCTTATTCCGGTATGATTATTTGGCATGGTGGTTTAGGTGGAACCATTCCACTTTCGATCGCGACTGCAGATCATCCATTCGCTGACATAATGGGTGTCGTTCGCACATCTGAAACAATCTTTTCAACGTATAATATGATTATTGTCGTGGCGCTACTCATTGCCATTCCGATTTTGAATCGTTTTATGATGCCAAAGCCTGAAGATACCGTTACTGTCGATCCGAAACTATTAGAAGAACATATTGAAGTGGAGAAAAGTACAGATAACACGCCGGCTAGCAGACTGGAAAACAGTGTAAGTATTTCCATGCTGATCGGCGCACTCGGTCTCATTTATCTCATTCAGCATTTCCTAACCAAAGGATTCGATTTAAACTTAAACATTGTGAATTTTATTTTCCTAGTACTCGGCATTATTTTCCACGGGACACCGAAACGTTTTCTTGCCGCGGTTACAACTGCAGTTAAAACAGCCGGTGGCATCATCATCCAATTCCCGTTCTATGCAGGAATTATGGGCATGATGGTTGCTTCAGGACTTGCTGGCGTCATGTCCGAATGGTTTGTTTCCATTTCGACGGCAAGTACGTTTCCATTGTTTACGTTCTATGCGGCGGGCCTAGTGAACTTTTTTGTACCATCGGGTGGCGGTCAGTGGGCAGTGCAAGCTCCTATCATGCTCGATGCCGCGCAAACACTTGGCGTTAGCTATTCAAAAACAGCTATGGCTATTGCGTGGGGCGATGCATGGACCAACATGATTCAACCGTTCTGGGCTTTGCCGGCACTCGCCATTGCGGGACTTCGCGCAAAGGATATTATGGGCTTCTGTCTTTTCATACTGTTAGTGAGTGGGGTTATTATTAGTATCGGTTTGTATTTCTTCTAA
- a CDS encoding FAD-dependent oxidoreductase, with the protein MKWDYEYDVIVVGSGASGFTAAITGKKEGLKTILIEKESRFGGASALSGGGIWIPNNRYLVEGGVKDSFQEAMTYLGATVGDNTSDEMKETYLNKGIEMLDYLHETSEHMRFTYAKDYSDYYPHLAGGKGEGRSIEPTVFNLNQLGDWRERMKPPAMDTKGFVMTGQDFRHINMITRTWKGKTRSLTLGWRLVKHLIFRANYSALGQALIGRLALTYKELGGELWLDSPFIDFIIEDDLIVGITIMKDGKEARVKASKGVIFASGGFSQKQSYREKYLPAPTDKNWTSSPPGQTGDLLDPAEKLGAKFGFMDKVWGAPSIIDHTGMPFFLVADRAIPSMIITDQDGNRYINEPTPYHEFVDTMYAHNDRTDGKAIHSWIILDHKAKKRHLFAGLFPGQDFPKAYYEHGVVLKSDTIAGLEEKLAIPNGNLVKTVDRFNGFAETGKDLDFHRGETQHDLYYGDPTLKNPNLDELNKGPFYGLKIYPGDIGTKGGVVMDTQARVLKEDGTPIKGLYACGNCSAAVMGESYPGPGATIGPGMTFGYIAALHCKGN; encoded by the coding sequence ATGAAGTGGGATTACGAATATGATGTAATTGTAGTCGGTTCTGGAGCATCTGGGTTTACGGCCGCGATCACAGGAAAGAAAGAGGGCTTGAAGACGATCCTAATTGAAAAGGAATCACGATTCGGAGGGGCGTCGGCACTTTCGGGAGGCGGGATATGGATTCCGAACAACCGCTATTTGGTCGAAGGGGGAGTAAAGGACAGTTTTCAAGAGGCCATGACGTATTTGGGCGCGACGGTCGGCGACAACACTTCGGACGAGATGAAAGAGACCTATTTGAATAAAGGAATCGAGATGCTTGACTATCTCCATGAAACTTCCGAGCATATGCGGTTTACGTATGCAAAAGACTACTCGGACTACTATCCTCATTTGGCAGGCGGAAAGGGAGAAGGGCGTTCCATTGAGCCCACGGTCTTTAATCTTAATCAGCTAGGCGATTGGAGAGAGCGGATGAAGCCGCCCGCGATGGATACGAAAGGATTTGTCATGACAGGTCAAGATTTCCGTCATATTAATATGATTACTAGAACATGGAAAGGAAAGACGAGAAGTCTGACGCTCGGTTGGCGTCTAGTCAAGCACTTGATTTTTAGAGCCAACTATTCAGCTTTGGGCCAAGCGTTGATCGGTAGACTCGCGTTGACGTACAAAGAATTGGGTGGCGAGCTTTGGCTAGATAGCCCGTTCATCGATTTTATTATTGAAGACGATTTAATTGTCGGTATTACGATTATGAAAGATGGCAAGGAAGCGCGTGTGAAGGCATCGAAAGGAGTCATTTTCGCGTCTGGTGGTTTCTCTCAGAAGCAATCGTATCGTGAGAAGTATCTTCCGGCTCCGACGGATAAAAATTGGACATCCTCTCCACCAGGACAAACGGGAGATTTATTGGATCCGGCCGAGAAGCTTGGCGCGAAATTCGGCTTCATGGACAAAGTTTGGGGAGCGCCGTCTATCATTGATCATACAGGAATGCCTTTCTTCTTAGTGGCTGACCGGGCAATTCCATCGATGATTATCACAGATCAAGACGGGAACCGCTATATCAATGAGCCGACGCCATATCACGAATTTGTGGATACGATGTATGCACACAATGACAGAACCGACGGAAAGGCCATTCATTCATGGATCATCCTCGATCATAAGGCGAAGAAACGGCATTTATTTGCGGGATTGTTTCCGGGACAGGATTTTCCTAAAGCCTATTATGAACACGGTGTGGTTCTAAAAAGCGACACGATTGCAGGATTGGAAGAGAAATTAGCGATACCGAATGGAAATCTCGTGAAGACAGTGGATCGGTTCAATGGCTTTGCGGAGACAGGAAAGGATTTGGATTTCCATAGAGGTGAAACCCAGCATGATCTGTATTACGGCGATCCTACGCTGAAAAATCCCAACTTAGATGAGCTGAACAAAGGGCCATTCTACGGATTAAAAATATATCCCGGTGATATTGGAACAAAAGGCGGAGTCGTCATGGATACTCAAGCCCGCGTATTGAAAGAGGATGGCACGCCAATCAAAGGACTGTATGCATGCGGCAATTGCTCAGCTGCCGTCATGGGAGAATCCTACCCGGGACCTGGTGCGACAATCGGACCTGGAATGACATTCGGTTATATCGCAGCCCTTCATTGCAAAGGGAACTAG
- a CDS encoding amidohydrolase, producing the protein MANKLMITTTLVLASVILLGLSAKTLPKKLDPLAPDTIYHNGTVLTMDSDESSAEAIAVKNGKVIAVGTDKEMSQLQGRDTVMKDLKGKTILPGFYDTHSHFPASGLHDIVFADLNSPPVGEITSIADLIDVMKEWGKDAAEGEWIQGQGYDQTLMKEGRHPTREDLDKISTTHPIHIMHSSGHLAVVNSKALQLAGITKETADPKGGTIVRDPKTGEPNGILEEHATDLVSKIIPPITQEQNESATIHAVEQYASAGVTTSIIAGVDKAAMRNLQNLIERNVIPIRITAMGAGWGGMISPGEEGGFTTGFGSDRFKLGPVKISYDGSIQGYTGYLTEPYHKTPANDPDYKGYPGMDKEVLIERVKTLHQAGYQIAVHGNGDAAIDDIIEAYRIAQEEFPRPDARHRIEHAQMVREDQLDSMKELGITPSYFVSHTYYWGDQHRDTFMGPERASRMSPLQSTIDRDIKFSIHLDTFVVPMSPLQAIWSAVNRTSRSGEIIGPEQRITPMQALKSVTSDAAWQNFEEQKKGSIEVGKLADFVILDENPLTVKPEKIKDIRVHETIVNDQIIFPVSTSSSK; encoded by the coding sequence ATGGCTAACAAACTGATGATCACCACCACGCTTGTACTCGCTAGTGTAATTCTACTAGGTCTTTCTGCAAAAACTTTACCGAAGAAATTGGACCCCCTTGCTCCCGACACCATCTACCATAACGGAACTGTCTTGACGATGGACAGCGATGAATCTTCGGCTGAAGCCATCGCTGTAAAAAACGGCAAAGTCATTGCAGTCGGTACTGACAAAGAGATGAGTCAATTGCAAGGACGGGATACCGTCATGAAAGACTTAAAAGGAAAAACGATACTTCCCGGATTTTATGATACGCATAGTCATTTCCCAGCTTCCGGATTACATGACATCGTCTTTGCTGATTTGAACAGCCCACCCGTCGGCGAGATTACTAGCATCGCAGATTTGATTGATGTTATGAAAGAGTGGGGGAAAGATGCTGCAGAAGGTGAATGGATACAAGGTCAAGGTTATGATCAAACGCTTATGAAAGAAGGAAGACATCCGACACGCGAGGATTTGGATAAGATTTCAACTACGCATCCCATCCACATCATGCATTCATCCGGCCATTTAGCTGTCGTAAATTCGAAAGCATTACAATTGGCAGGAATTACGAAAGAAACAGCCGACCCTAAAGGCGGCACGATAGTCAGAGATCCGAAAACAGGAGAACCGAATGGAATTTTAGAGGAGCATGCGACGGATCTAGTGAGCAAGATCATTCCTCCTATTACACAAGAACAAAATGAAAGCGCTACAATTCATGCCGTGGAACAATATGCCTCAGCAGGTGTGACGACTTCCATTATTGCAGGTGTAGATAAAGCCGCTATGAGAAACCTTCAAAATCTTATAGAACGCAATGTAATTCCTATTCGAATCACCGCCATGGGAGCTGGCTGGGGTGGAATGATATCGCCTGGTGAAGAAGGTGGATTCACGACAGGATTCGGTAGCGACAGGTTCAAACTAGGACCAGTAAAAATTTCTTATGATGGCTCTATCCAAGGGTACACGGGGTATTTAACAGAACCCTATCATAAGACACCTGCTAATGACCCTGATTATAAAGGGTATCCTGGAATGGATAAAGAAGTACTGATCGAACGCGTAAAAACTCTCCATCAAGCTGGATACCAAATTGCAGTTCACGGAAATGGCGATGCGGCCATTGACGATATTATTGAAGCATACCGGATCGCTCAAGAAGAATTTCCGCGCCCTGATGCCCGCCATAGAATCGAACATGCACAAATGGTTAGAGAAGATCAGCTGGATTCCATGAAAGAACTCGGGATCACCCCATCCTACTTCGTCTCCCACACGTATTATTGGGGTGATCAGCATCGAGACACATTTATGGGCCCAGAGCGCGCTTCTAGAATGAGCCCTCTCCAATCGACAATTGACAGAGACATCAAGTTTTCTATCCATTTAGATACATTCGTTGTGCCGATGTCTCCGCTACAGGCTATTTGGTCAGCAGTAAACAGGACATCAAGAAGTGGTGAAATCATTGGTCCTGAACAACGAATCACGCCTATGCAAGCACTCAAGTCCGTAACAAGCGATGCGGCTTGGCAAAACTTCGAAGAACAGAAGAAAGGTTCAATCGAAGTCGGAAAACTAGCAGATTTCGTGATTTTGGATGAAAATCCACTAACGGTCAAGCCTGAAAAAATCAAGGATATCCGTGTACATGAAACGATAGTCAATGATCAGATCATTTTCCCCGTCTCGACTAGCAGTAGTAAGTAA
- a CDS encoding SDR family NAD(P)-dependent oxidoreductase yields the protein MIGIMEGKAGLVTASGSGIGRATAVALAKAGAKVMISDVSEETGHETVQIIKDLGGEAAFFKCDVSDEEQVIQLVNKTVETFGKLDFAHNNAGINKGQKPIGELDSKDWDITLKVNLYGTFYCIKHEVNAMLKTGGGAIVNTSSGSGLQGSPNMAPYTASKHAITGLTKSVALEYGQKGITINSIAPGATITPAIENWSKTSTAQYEAVLASLPAGRMSTAEEQANAVVFLCSDLARSISGVTLAVDGGYTAGNMQQ from the coding sequence ATGATAGGAATTATGGAAGGTAAAGCAGGATTAGTTACAGCATCGGGGTCAGGAATAGGTAGAGCAACTGCAGTCGCATTGGCAAAAGCGGGTGCGAAAGTCATGATTTCAGATGTGAGTGAAGAAACAGGGCACGAAACTGTACAAATTATTAAAGACCTTGGCGGTGAAGCAGCCTTTTTCAAATGTGACGTAAGTGACGAGGAGCAAGTAATTCAACTCGTCAATAAAACGGTTGAAACATTTGGCAAGCTCGACTTTGCCCATAACAATGCGGGCATTAACAAAGGGCAAAAGCCAATTGGTGAATTGGATTCAAAAGACTGGGATATTACATTGAAAGTCAATTTGTACGGCACATTTTACTGCATCAAGCATGAAGTAAATGCTATGCTGAAAACTGGCGGTGGTGCAATCGTCAACACATCATCAGGTTCGGGTCTTCAAGGCTCTCCAAATATGGCACCATATACTGCATCCAAACATGCTATTACCGGTTTAACTAAGTCAGTTGCATTGGAATACGGTCAAAAAGGAATTACGATTAACTCAATCGCTCCAGGTGCTACGATTACACCAGCGATTGAAAACTGGTCTAAAACTTCCACTGCACAATACGAGGCAGTACTTGCATCCCTTCCAGCTGGAAGAATGTCTACCGCAGAAGAACAAGCAAATGCCGTCGTATTCCTATGCTCAGACCTTGCAAGATCCATTAGTGGTGTAACACTTGCAGTAGATGGCGGATATACCGCGGGTAATATGCAACAGTAA
- a CDS encoding S66 peptidase family protein has translation MTTKPQQLKRGDTVGIVTLGSPLAANRITEGIRMLQGMGYKVVVGEHVYSANGFLAATPRQRASDLMKMFKNPEVKWILPTRGGVGVAGILPYLDFNVIKQNPKIVSGYSDITILLNVLFEYADLISFQSLLLLDFSPGTPSYNFNQFFTATSNVKAPWQIMNPPEVPLIGLVPGNVTGPIVGGNLTSFVGTLGTSFEINTEGRILLLEETHEPVNTVYRYLNHLAMAGKFDDCVGIIMGQCTNCQSAYGKSYEDLINEFLVPLGKPLLTNLASAHSFYKATVPIGANVRMDTVNRTLTVMEPVVK, from the coding sequence ATGACTACGAAACCGCAACAATTAAAAAGAGGCGACACAGTAGGCATTGTAACGCTTGGAAGTCCGCTGGCGGCTAATCGCATTACGGAAGGGATTCGGATGTTGCAAGGAATGGGATATAAAGTCGTGGTGGGAGAGCATGTGTATTCCGCTAATGGATTTCTTGCAGCGACTCCTCGGCAAAGGGCTTCGGATTTAATGAAGATGTTTAAAAATCCAGAAGTGAAATGGATTTTACCTACTCGCGGTGGAGTCGGGGTGGCAGGGATTTTACCATATCTTGATTTCAACGTCATTAAGCAAAATCCTAAAATTGTTTCGGGATATAGCGACATTACGATTTTATTAAATGTATTGTTTGAATATGCTGATCTGATCAGTTTTCAAAGTTTGTTATTGTTAGACTTTAGTCCAGGAACGCCTTCATATAATTTCAATCAATTCTTTACAGCGACATCAAATGTTAAGGCGCCTTGGCAGATTATGAACCCGCCTGAAGTTCCGTTGATTGGATTAGTTCCAGGAAACGTTACAGGACCGATTGTAGGCGGGAATCTCACGTCATTCGTGGGCACATTAGGCACATCGTTTGAGATTAATACAGAAGGCCGAATTCTTCTGTTGGAAGAAACGCACGAGCCGGTCAATACGGTGTATCGATACTTAAATCACTTGGCGATGGCAGGGAAATTTGATGATTGTGTAGGCATCATTATGGGACAATGCACGAACTGTCAATCTGCCTACGGGAAAAGCTACGAAGATTTGATCAATGAATTTCTAGTTCCACTAGGCAAACCTTTATTGACCAACCTAGCCAGCGCACATAGTTTCTATAAAGCCACAGTTCCTATTGGGGCGAATGTTCGGATGGATACGGTGAATCGAACGTTGACGGTGATGGAGCCAGTAGTAAAGTAG
- a CDS encoding thiolase family protein produces the protein MSAYIVNGSRTAFCNFGGAFANTTDINLGIAAVTGALQRSGVDVKLIDEIVFGNIIQTTTASAYLARHIGLKSGLSEESTALTVNRLCGSGLQAIITATQEIELGNVQASIAGGTENMSQAPQVLRGTRFGSPNQAPIVEDMLWGTLYDEVAGCGMGMTAENLAEKYSISREEQDVFAYNSHQRATKANRSGRFREEIVPVSVKTRKGTVEVMMDEHIREGISLESLAKLRPAFKEGGTVSAGNASGINDGAAAVVLVSEDFLKEHKLSSLAKISAYAMAGVNPAIMGIGPAPAIRKVLKKANLSVDDIGLFEINEAFAAQSLAVLKELEIDQEKVNVNGGAVALGHPVGASGARITYTLALEMQKRNVKYGIASLCIGGGQGIAVLLENTTL, from the coding sequence ATGTCAGCGTATATTGTAAATGGTAGTAGAACTGCATTTTGTAATTTTGGAGGGGCATTTGCTAATACGACAGATATTAATCTTGGTATAGCTGCTGTAACGGGGGCGCTGCAACGTTCAGGAGTGGACGTAAAACTAATTGATGAGATTGTATTTGGAAATATTATTCAAACGACAACAGCTTCAGCTTATTTAGCCCGTCATATTGGGTTGAAAAGTGGATTATCTGAAGAGAGTACAGCACTTACAGTGAATCGATTATGTGGCTCGGGCTTGCAGGCGATTATAACTGCAACACAGGAAATCGAACTCGGTAATGTTCAGGCGTCAATTGCAGGTGGAACAGAAAATATGAGCCAAGCACCTCAAGTATTACGCGGGACACGTTTTGGTTCGCCAAATCAAGCACCAATCGTAGAAGATATGTTATGGGGTACTTTATATGATGAAGTGGCGGGCTGTGGGATGGGAATGACGGCTGAAAACTTAGCCGAGAAATACAGTATTTCTCGTGAAGAACAAGATGTATTTGCCTATAATTCACATCAACGCGCAACTAAGGCGAATCGATCTGGTCGTTTTAGAGAAGAAATTGTACCCGTATCGGTGAAAACGCGAAAAGGAACAGTTGAGGTAATGATGGATGAGCATATTCGTGAAGGAATTTCCCTGGAATCCTTAGCGAAACTAAGGCCTGCATTTAAAGAGGGGGGGACTGTATCAGCAGGAAATGCGAGCGGTATTAATGATGGTGCTGCAGCAGTTGTGCTTGTCTCAGAAGATTTTTTAAAAGAGCATAAGTTATCTTCGCTAGCTAAAATCTCTGCTTACGCAATGGCGGGTGTTAATCCGGCAATAATGGGGATTGGTCCAGCTCCCGCAATTCGAAAAGTATTGAAAAAAGCAAATTTATCTGTGGATGACATCGGTTTATTTGAAATTAATGAAGCATTTGCAGCACAATCGTTAGCTGTATTAAAAGAATTAGAAATTGATCAAGAAAAAGTGAATGTCAATGGAGGTGCAGTAGCACTTGGGCATCCAGTGGGGGCGAGCGGTGCGCGTATTACATACACACTTGCATTGGAAATGCAAAAACGAAATGTGAAATATGGCATAGCAAGCCTATGTATTGGCGGAGGACAAGGGATAGCTGTTTTATTGGAGAATACAACATTGTGA
- a CDS encoding 3-hydroxybutyrate dehydrogenase, with product MRNILVTGAGGGLGAAMVRKFVEEGDYVFAADIKFEVAQTVAELYPGKAEALELDVSNSASVQHAIDTICRENELHVLVNNAGIQYRAKIEDFPEDKWDMLQDVMLKGPFLMTKYAFPYMKKQQHGRIVNISSVHGEMATPEKVAYVAAKHGVIGLTRVAALEGAMHGITVNAVLPGPVKTPLIIQQLKDLEESKGMSEADALDEIVYPKQAMQRFITADEIANSVFFISSNQATGITGEALNVSGGM from the coding sequence ATGCGTAATATATTAGTGACGGGTGCAGGGGGCGGCTTAGGAGCGGCAATGGTAAGGAAATTTGTTGAAGAAGGAGATTATGTATTTGCTGCGGATATAAAGTTTGAAGTGGCGCAGACAGTAGCTGAGTTATATCCAGGAAAAGCCGAAGCCCTTGAGCTAGATGTTTCAAATTCCGCTTCTGTCCAACATGCTATTGATACAATTTGTAGAGAAAATGAGCTTCATGTTCTTGTGAATAATGCTGGTATACAATACCGAGCTAAAATTGAAGATTTTCCAGAGGATAAATGGGACATGTTGCAAGATGTAATGTTAAAAGGTCCATTCTTAATGACCAAATATGCATTCCCTTATATGAAAAAGCAGCAACACGGTCGTATTGTAAATATTTCATCAGTTCATGGTGAAATGGCAACACCAGAAAAAGTAGCATATGTGGCAGCAAAACATGGTGTTATTGGATTAACGCGTGTCGCTGCGCTTGAAGGAGCAATGCATGGAATAACTGTGAATGCTGTGCTACCGGGTCCAGTAAAAACACCTTTGATTATTCAACAATTAAAAGATCTTGAAGAGAGTAAAGGTATGTCGGAAGCAGATGCACTGGATGAAATCGTATATCCCAAACAAGCGATGCAGCGTTTTATTACTGCAGACGAAATTGCAAACAGTGTATTCTTTATATCTTCAAATCAAGCTACAGGAATAACTGGTGAAGCGTTGAATGTTTCAGGCGGAATGTAA